In a genomic window of Mesorhizobium sp. J428:
- a CDS encoding acyl-CoA dehydrogenase family protein has protein sequence MDFDLSQEQRAIREAVARICARFDDAYWLERERTGTFPDDFAAEIAKGGFYGVTMPEEYGGSGLGITEASLVMQEIGRYGAAASSSVHINIFGLQPVVGFGTPKQKARMLPPLIRGEHRTCFGVTEPDAGLDTTHISTFARRREGGGYVVNGRKVWTSTAQRADHILLVTRTTPIEECKRPTDGMTVFYTDFDRSKIDVHEIHKMARNAVDSNAIFIDGLEVPEEDRIGAEGEGFKVLLHGLNAERIVVAAAAVGFGMYVLEKAAAYARERIVFGRPIGQNQAIQHPLAAAWMRLQAAELMTYKAATLYDQGRPCGLEANTARNLAGSAAYEAAFRAVRTHGGFGFAQEYHVERYFRESILNFIAPVSEELILSHVAEKALGMPKSY, from the coding sequence ATGGATTTCGATCTAAGCCAGGAGCAACGGGCCATCCGCGAGGCGGTGGCCAGAATCTGCGCGCGTTTCGACGATGCCTACTGGCTCGAACGCGAACGCACCGGCACCTTTCCCGACGATTTCGCGGCCGAGATCGCGAAGGGCGGCTTCTACGGCGTGACCATGCCCGAGGAATACGGCGGCTCGGGCCTTGGCATCACCGAGGCGTCTCTGGTGATGCAGGAGATCGGCCGCTACGGCGCGGCAGCCAGTTCCTCGGTGCATATCAACATTTTCGGGCTGCAACCGGTAGTCGGCTTCGGAACCCCCAAGCAGAAGGCCCGGATGCTGCCGCCGCTGATCCGGGGCGAACACCGCACCTGCTTCGGGGTCACCGAACCGGATGCGGGCCTCGACACAACGCACATCTCCACCTTCGCGCGCCGGCGCGAGGGCGGGGGATATGTGGTGAACGGGCGCAAGGTATGGACCTCGACCGCGCAGCGCGCCGACCACATCCTGCTGGTCACCCGCACCACCCCGATCGAGGAGTGCAAGCGGCCGACCGACGGCATGACGGTGTTCTACACCGATTTCGACCGCAGCAAGATCGACGTGCACGAAATCCACAAGATGGCCCGCAACGCGGTCGATTCGAATGCGATCTTCATCGACGGGCTCGAGGTGCCGGAGGAAGACCGGATCGGGGCCGAGGGCGAGGGCTTCAAGGTGCTGCTACACGGTCTGAACGCCGAGCGGATCGTTGTTGCCGCCGCGGCGGTCGGCTTCGGGATGTATGTCCTGGAAAAGGCGGCGGCCTATGCGCGCGAGCGCATCGTCTTCGGCCGTCCGATCGGCCAGAACCAGGCGATCCAGCATCCGCTCGCCGCGGCGTGGATGCGTCTGCAGGCGGCGGAACTGATGACCTACAAGGCCGCCACGCTTTACGATCAGGGTCGGCCCTGCGGGTTGGAGGCGAACACGGCGCGCAACCTCGCCGGTTCGGCGGCCTACGAGGCGGCGTTCCGGGCGGTTCGCACCCACGGCGGCTTCGGTTTCGCGCAGGAATATCACGTCGAGCGCTACTTCCGCGAAAGCATACTGAACTTCATCGCCCCGGTCAGCGAGGAACTGATCCTTTCGCACGTGGCCGAGAAGGCGCTGGGGATGCCCAAGTCTTACTGA